From Erigeron canadensis isolate Cc75 chromosome 8, C_canadensis_v1, whole genome shotgun sequence, one genomic window encodes:
- the LOC122580368 gene encoding uncharacterized protein LOC122580368 encodes MVQKRQLVEVEYDVSPKHLKLDNGFQLVSCLEFPSKDIPFKPCSSGGVTETHFCIETCDSYRQFESGKITDHPLNTGDPILAPEHHLPKPRTLIQPENTYSCLLRCPPLKEVPIGTEYQADIPEWSGYNTKDDESLFVGSCVIPMPDLSPTLCNGDQVDKGRSDCCCGDRGSLRCVRRHILEARDNLRRNIGKERFAALGFDTMGDVVACKWTEEEEQLFHELVYSNPVSLKRNFWEHLAEAFSLRSKQEIVNYYFNVFVLQRRAEQNRFDPMNADSDDDEWQGSDDLSEEDDDLCQDDMQNYGFSVKDSIFDYKECDFQEDSCVSYEFQEPQVRDVKVVHSKPLINHDFTFDHLESKAWDGGYFSFPKSKSDFLSTGSMIEEVFGVESWKSS; translated from the exons ATGGTACAGAAGCGTCAGTTGGTCGAAGTGGAGTATGATGTTTCACCCAAGCACTTGAAATTGGATAATGGCTTCCAGTTAGTTTCGTGTCTGGAATTTCCTTCGAAAGACATTCCTTTCAAACCTTGCTCTTCAG GCGGCGTAACTGAGACCCATTTCTGTATAGAAACTTGCGATAGTTACCGTCAGTTTGAAAGTGGCAAGATCACAGATCATCCTTTGAACACCGGGGATCCAATTCTCGCCCCAGAACATCACCTACCCAAACCAAGAACACTGATTCAGCCAGAGAATACTTATTCTTGCCTCTTAAGATGTCCTCCTCTTAAGGAAGTCCCAATAGGTACTGAATATCAAGCTGATATTCCAGAATGGTCCGGATATAACACTAAAGATGATGAATCTTTATTTGTTGGGTCTTGTGTGATCCCAATGCCTGACTTGAGTCCAACTCTGTGCAACGGTGATCAGGTTGATAAAGGAAGATCTGATTGTTGTTGTGGAGACCGGGGATCTCTTCGATGTGTCAGAAGGCATATATTAGAAGCAAGAGATAATCTTAGGAGAAATATAGGGAAGGAACGATTTGCAGCTCTTGGATTTGATACCATGGGGGATGTTGTTGCCTGCAAatggactgaagaagaagaacagCTATTTCATGAGCTGGTTTACTCTAATCCAGTTTCCTTAAAAAGGAACTTCTGGGAACATCTTGCGGAAGCGTTCTCTTTACGATCCAAACAAGAAATTGTCAACTATTATTTCAATGTGTTTGTGCTGCAAAGAAGGGCGGAACAGAACAGATTTGACCCAATGAATGCTGacagtgatgatgatgagtgGCAGGGAAGCGATGACTTGTCTGAGGAAGATGATGATTTGTGCCAGGATGATATGCAAAACTATGGTTTTAGTGTCAAAGATTCAATCTTTGATTACAAAGAATGTGATTTTCAAGAAGACTCCTGCGTGTCTTATGAATTTCAAGAACCACAAGTACGTGATGTCAAGGTTGTACATAGCAAGCCGTTAATCAACCATGACTTCACATTTGATCACTTGGAATCCAAAGCATGGGACGGCGGGTACTTTTCTTTTCCCAAAAGTAAATCTGATTTCTTGTCCACTGGAAGCATGATTGAAGAAGTATTTGGAGTCGAGTCTTGGAAATCAAGCTAG